The DNA sequence ACCCACCAACAACACCTCTATCATCTCTTTTAGATTTTACTTGCTTATCTCGTTTATTCGattgttgtgatttaacattgtaatttttaaccttttgtctattgtataattatcttcattgtattataactgtttattattttgggatgtttattattttaggatgcctaaTAACATGTGGCTAGGGGACTACCGATGGAAACTAGCCTATGGCTGACTCGGGTACGCTTGCATTTGTTGAAAagtgtacattgtccccttttcaagtaaacaaataaatgaaatgaaagaaatacatCTACGGCTGTCTCagcaacaggaaacaggaagtgggcagtgacaggaaacaggaagtggggtACCGAGGTGTCTCTGGAGCCACTGGTGTCCCTCCATCAGCTGATCCAGCAGGGCGAAGTAGTGGCTGTTGGCTTCGTCCGCCATCACCCAGCCGCCCGTCACCATCTCCAGCTGCCCCGCCCCCACCAGGctggccaatcacagagcagcacacacaccacagaggaagagaagacaacatgttgattaaatacattaaaataaactaatattataaaatacaacacaatcaacaaaaacaaagattagaCTTCTCACCAGAAAAGAGcctgaatatatttatatttacatacaaacatacatacatacatacatacatacatacatacatacatacatacatacatacatacatacactgtatataataatctgtctgtctgtgtaggtGCTGAGGTGCGTTTgagtgtctctgtctgtgtaggAGACCAGAGGACTAAGAGTTACCGTCTGACcgcctctctcttctcctcgtTGATGTCGTTCCACCATTTAGAGAAATAACTGATTTCTGCCCAAATCATCTTCCTCCTGATGATCACAAACTGAATTAATTAATAACTCATCTTCCTCCTGATGGACATtatatagagcaggtctagacctgctctataatttaattatagagcggtctagatcTGCTCTATCTGTCATGTGacagtataaataaagttgGGTTGAAGGTGAGTACCTGCTGTCTTCACTCAGTTTGATCAGCATGTTGTCGAGGATGTGTTTCGTCTGGTCCTCATAATACCTGTCAAATGTCTTCAACcagcctgaaacacacacacacacacacacacacagaaacacacacacacacacaaacacacacacacagagaaggagaaacacacacacacacacacacacacacagaaacacacacacacacNNNNNNNNNNNNNNNNNNNNNNNNNNNNNNNNNNNNNNNNNNNNNNNNNNNNNNNNNNNNNNNNNNNNNNNNNNNNNNNNNNNNNNNNNNNNNNNNNNNNNNNNNNNNNNNNNNNNNNNNNNNNNNNNNNNNNNNNNNNNNNNNNNNNNNNNNNNNNNNNNNNNNNNNNNNNNNNNNNNNNNNNNNNNNNNNNNNNNNNNNNNNNNNNNNNNNNNNNNNNNNNNNNNNNNNNNNNNNNNNNNNNNNNNNNNNNNNNNNNNNcacacacacacacacacacacacacacacacagagaaacacagacacacacacatacacacacccgttatttaaataataataacaataataatactaataataataataataactcacCCGGGTCGTTGTGTGAATGAGGAACAAGGAAAACTTCCAGCGGCTGCTCGTCCCACTCGTTGCCATGGTAACGGATTTCAAAGCCTTGTTTCCAGGCGCCGCCGTCGGGGTTATCGAACGGCAGGAGGTCGTAGACGTCCAGCAGCTAAAACACACCCACGCACTGTggttagcatgcagctactgTTGATAGCAGGCAGCTACTGTTGATAGCAGGCAGCTACTGTTGATAGCAGGCAGCTACTGTTGATAGCAGGCAGCTACTGttgttagcatgcagctactgttgttagcatgcagctactgttgttagcatgcagctactgTTGATAGCATGCAGCTACTGttgttagcatgcagctactgttgttagcatgcagctactgTTGATAGCAGGCAGCTACTGTTGATAGCAGGCAGCTATTGTTGATAGCACGCAGCTACTGTTGATAGCATGCAGCTATTGttgttagcatgcagctacgGTTAATAGCATGCAGCTACTGTTGATAGCAGGCAGCTATTGTTGATAGCATGCAGCTACTGTTGATAGCATGTAGCTACTGTTGTTAGCATGCAGCTATTGttgttagcatgcagctaaggTTGATAGCATGCAGCTACTGGTTTTAGCAAGCAGCTACTGTTATTAGCATGCAGCTAAGGTTGATGGCATGAAGCTACGGTTGATGGCATGAAGCTACGGTTGATGGCATGCAGCTACTGTTTTTAGCATGAAGCTACTGTTGTTAGCATGCAGCTATGATTGATAGCATGAAGCTACTGTTGTTAGCATGAAGCTACTGTTGTTAGCATGGAGCTAGAGttgttaaattaataaataacaattacaaAGCAGACAAAACAACTGTTAGCatatgctaagctaactttAGTATATACTATGTTAAGCTAACCTGTACTCCATCAGTTCCGTCCTTCATCTCTTCGGCCAATCGGCAGCCAGGCAGCCTTAGGGCGGAGCCTGAGCTGCCGTTGGCCATTTGTCCTGTGTCCCATGATGCTTTGCGTTGCATCAGAGTGTCCCGCAGCATAGCAACCATACGGTTGTTGTTGTTAAGGAGAAGCTCCAACCTGTCAATCTTCTGCTGGAGGAGGGACAAGTCCTGCACACAAAGATGCTGATTGGTTAACAAACACAATTAATAAAGGTTTCTGATTGCTTACATTTAGCCAGATTCATACAAAGGTTGATGATATAATCCTGATTTCAAAAAGGCCGATTTGTTAAAAACCAAATGTGCAAACACATAAATTTGGGTGCTGACTCACGTTGCCAACCTGTCCAGTGGGCGTATCCACGCGGTGCTGAAGCTCCGCCCCCTGCATCAGCTCCAGCATCAGGTACAGCGATATAACAGCAACGCAGAAGATCCCTCCCACCAGCACGGCCAGCAGCTGACTCCTCTTCATCCCTCACCTAAGGGAAAGATTCAGTCATGTCTGcccgaaatcaccatcacccaccagactccatgtaaataatcactacttttagcatgtatagagcagcatatctccaccagactccatgtaaataatcactacttttagtgtgtatagagcagcatatctcttctatacacgctaaaagtagcaATTATTTACATGGGGTCTGGTGGGTTTGGGTTTGCTTTCGgggctgttttattttactttgaatattttagttttataaaaaaacataattaattaaaacaaaatatttttggtaATTTCTTCTGTTGGTTGAACAAATCAAACCTCCTGTAGGTCAACCGGCTGTAAATATGCATTTAATAAAACtatgtattttaaattcaaacctTTTATGACAGGACTTCCGTGTCTGACAAACGGCCACAGGTCTCGCGCTCTGGAGTGTCTCGTGCTGGTTATCACGTGCTCTGTGACGTCGCAATCTGTCTTCAGTTGAACCAAAATAACACATcaaaatgttcttattttattaattaattaattaatttaaaaagtccaTGGGTCGATCCATAGCACAACCGCTCAGCCTGCAGGCGCTGCGCATGCGCACTGCTCTCTGTTTGCTTTCCGGTGGTTCAGCTGACTTAGCGCTACACCGGATATCTGGTCAGGGTGACGTGTTATTATGATCACGTGATTACAGGGACTGTGACGTTACAAACTGAATACTGTACATAAGACCTCCATCAGGCCCAATAATGCTGTCCGGATATGCTGGTAGACCTCCTCCTACCTCTAGAGGCCTAGAGTAATTCCCAGGTATCACCCTGCCCCTCAttacatgctcagatttaaaagaGACATCGATGCAAACGGTTCTTTGTGTGAAGATCCCCCAGAGACTGTTGTTCATACTCCAGCAGATTTATCATTGATCGTATCTATAAAGACTTACTTGCCCTATTATGgcaaaatgttgtattttgtttttataaaactcaaagtaaagaaaaaatgttattataaatgtattaacCCTTTTGGCCAAATTTCatattcacaaatgtaaatTCAGTTCTAAAAAAccggaatttttttttttatatccatgATGTTGTGCATTATATAAATATGATTTCAGACTCCCATAACAAGAAGGCGTTAAAACTGTCAGCATCTGGTCCCCCTTCTGGTCCTCCTTCTGGTCCTCCTTCTGGTCCCCCTTCTGGTCCTCCTTCTGGTCCTTCTGGTCCTCCTTCTGGTCCTCCTTCTGGTCGCCCTTCTGGTCCCCCTTCTGGTCCTTCTGGTCCTCCTTCTGGTCCTCCTTCTGGTCCCCCTTCTGGTCCTCCTTCTGGTCNNNNNNNNNNNNNNNNNNNNNNNNNNNNNNNNNNNNNNNNNNNNNNNNNNNNNNNNNNNNNNNNNNNNNNNNNNNNNNNNNNNNNNNNNNNNNNNNNNNNCTTCTGGTCCTTGTTCTGGTCCTCCTTCTGGTCCTCCTTCTGGTCCTCCTCCTGGTCCTCCTTCTGGTCctccctctggtcccccttctGGTCCTCCTTCTGGTCCTCCTCCTGGTCCTCCTTCTGGTCctccctctggtcccccttctGGTCctccctctggtcccccttctGGTCCTCCTCCTGgtcctccttctctgtctaaTGACCTTTAAGCTTCCCCTGGCTAATTGTATTactatgtttgttgtgtttgtatcttttacttttgtgtgttgttggtgttctgttttgtagtttttgcaataaagatggcatttaaaaaaaactaaaacaaaaaaaactatactaCAGTGCAAGTACttatacacacagacaatacTCCACTGATCCTATACTGCAGTAcaagtacatatatatacactgagATAATACTCTACTGataactagcatgctagttaacattagcatagAGACAGGCTTATtaatgctaactaacatgctagttaacattagcatagAGACAGGCTTATtaatgctaactaacatgctagttaacatcagatgtaaagttatttgctgtcaaagagatgcaaaaatgaatgggagtcaatgggatgctaacagcAGGTGATAGCTTCGTAGCAtaaaaatggcgccatgggagctatgCTTATAGaggagagccccccccccctttgatttaaataggtatcttcattcttcttcttttgtgcaACATGACtttatataaaagtaaaaacacagacTGTTCTGGGTTGACTTCTTTATTCgtaaacaacaaaatcaaaatctcttaatatgtaaataataagtgtgtgtgtgtctgtgtgtgtgtgtgtgtgtgtgtgcatgtgtgtgtgtgtgcgtgtcacaGCAGAGCACTCTTGGCGTACGTCAGCAGACACAGTGATTGGTCGAATGTAGCCCGTAGCTCCGCCCACCCCGCCTCCAGCCGGGAGGAGAGGCGGAGCAgcgctgccatggcaacagggtCCTGAGACAGCGAGCGCAGAtggagctgaaaaaaaaaataaacaggaaactcagcaaagactttcaaaataaaagactttgTGAACGCTAACGGCTCGCTGCGATGTGATTGGCTGACCTTGAGGAAAAGCGCGAGGTAAGCGTGCGCCAGGTCGAAGTCCCGCCCACTGGCCAACATGCTGTCAATTAGCAGGATGAAGGCGAGGAGAAGACTGTTGGCCCCGCCCCCCTCTGATGTCACACCAATGGCCCCGCCCCCCTCTGGTGTCAGACTGCTGAGCTCCACAGAGAGCGCCGCCGGCCCACAATCCTTCAGGAGACGCAGCGGCCGCTcaactacagacagacagagagtaaAACATCATAGTGTAACATTAatgagattattattattattattattattattattattactaatgaGAGAGATGTGGACTCACAGGATCCGGTCTGCAGCGCTGACTCCAGATCAGAACTGAACTCTGACCTCTGAGACAACAAGCCCCAACGCAACAGCTTGGACTGAAACAACATcatctattattattagtaatattATTCTAagagtctgacaacattatgggatggatccctacagagagagaccttttagttaaaaaggaaaatccttttagtttaacatgaaacagaaatcaccatcaccaaacccaccagactccatgtaaataatcactacttttagcgtgtatagagcagcatatctccaccagactccatgtaaataatcactacttttagtgtgtatagagcagcatatctccaccagactccatgtaaataatcactacttttagcatcctaaaacacactttcacatttAAAGGGGACTTgattatttaaaagtaaaagtagtgattatttacatggagtctggtgggtttggtgatggtgatttcagggctgtttcatgttaaaatgttaatgtctaAAAGAAAAAGGTCTGCGTGGAAGAAGCAGTAGaagaagtagcagcagtagaagaagcagaagaagaagtagcTGTACCTGTGCTTCCTGTTCCGTTGGCGTCGGTGCGGCGAATCTGGGCGTGAGACCAGGAAGTGTTGGCAGGAAGAACGGAGCAGCAGCCGGAGCAGCAGGGGGCGCTACAGGCTTATTcctcctctacacacacacacacacacacacacacacacgtacacacgtacatgcacacacacacacacggacacaggtacatgcacacacacacacacacgtacacaaacacacacacacacacacacacacacacacacacgtacatacacacggacattaacacacacacacacacacacgtacatgcacgcacacgcacacacatttttaaagtttttaaatataaatcttaTCTACAGACAGACTTTGGCGTGACAACGTATTGATGTCAGTGACTGTGTGATGATGTCAGTGACGGGGTGATGATGTCAGTGACTGTGTGATGATGTCAGTGACTGTGTGATGATGTCAGTGATGGCGTGATGATGGCAGTGACTGTGTGATGATGTCAGTGATGGCGTGATGATGTCAGTGACGGCGTGATGATGTCAGTGACTGCGTGATGATGTCAGTGACTGTGTGATGA is a window from the Etheostoma cragini isolate CJK2018 chromosome 16, CSU_Ecrag_1.0, whole genome shotgun sequence genome containing:
- the wdr36 gene encoding WD repeat-containing protein 36, coding for MDCTIRTWDLPSGCLVDCFLVAMAPVGVSLSPTGDFLATAHVDSLGVFLWTNKSLCGPVGLRPLPADHQPTEETLPGVTADESAQEVTSEEADDAYESAEQLGAELVTLSLLPESRWKSLLHLDVIKRRNKPVAPPAAPAAAPFFLPTLPGLTPRFAAPTPTEQEAQSKLLRWGLLSQRSEFSSDLESALQTGSFERPLRLLKDCGPAALSVELSSLTPEGGGAIGVTSEGGGANSLLLAFILLIDSMLASGRDFDLAHAYLALFLKLHLRSLSQDPVAMAALLRLSSRLEAGWAELRATFDQSLCLLTYAKSALL